From the genome of Ananas comosus cultivar F153 linkage group 18, ASM154086v1, whole genome shotgun sequence, one region includes:
- the LOC109723688 gene encoding two-component response regulator ORR9-like, whose translation MGNDDAEAQFHVLAVDDSFVDRKLIERLLKNSSYQVTTVDSGSKALELLGLKDDEQKDPPSTSSPDQQEIEVNLIITDYCMPGMTGYDLLKKIKGSSVLKDIPVVIMSSENVPSRINRCLEGGAEEFFLKPVKLSDMNKLRPHLLKGKCKDHHQQQQKQKQQQQKQKQQQQQQLQQERNSTVNSSSSNNSSSNTNNNKRKAMDDGLSPKRTKPRFSTSSLTVV comes from the exons ATGGGAAATGATGATGCAGAGGCACAGTTCCATGTTCTTGCTGTGGATGATAGTTTTGTTGATAGGAAACTCATTGAGAGGCTCCTCAAGAACTCATCCTATCaag tgaCCACAGTGGATTCTGGAAGCAAGGCTTTGGAGTTGCTGGGATTGAAGGATGATGAACAAAAAGACCCACCCTCTACTTCTTCCCCTGATCAACAG gagATTGAGGTGAATTTGATCATTACAGATTATTGTATGCCTGGAATGACTGGGTATGATTTGTTGAAGAAGATTAAg gGCTCATCTGTTCTCAAGGACATTCCAGTTGTGATCATGTCTTCAGAGAATGTACCTTCCAGGATCAACAG GTGCTTGGAAGGAGGAGCAGAGGAGTTCTTTCTCAAACCAGTGAAGCTCTCAGATATGAATAAGCTTAGGCCCCATTTATTGAAAGGGAAATGTAAAGATcatcatcagcagcagcagaagcagaagcagcagcagcagaagcagaagcagcagcagcagcagcagctgcagcaggaAAGAAATAGTACTGTTAACAGTAGTAGTAGTAACAACAGCAGTagtaatactaataataataaaaggaagGCCATGGATGATGGTCTTTCACCTAAGAGGACAAAACCAAGATTCTCTACCAGTAGCTTAACAGTAGtatga
- the LOC109723685 gene encoding putative pentatricopeptide repeat-containing protein At1g16830, whose protein sequence is MIWRRPVTLSWHRTLKTLANPVAKSLEKSRLSLSPQIVDSTLSNCPSDTIALSFFLWCARQPDYFHDPRSFDRIVPVVRRLTDRFGSVPGIIEELESVGCPVKAQTFIILLRVYWRGNLYSSALEVFDEMGKWNFAPNTFARNIILDVLFRIGDIDAALKFLRGTQSPNFLTYNIVLSNLSKSGDWVGVWEVFKAIVKSGFRPNAGTFTVVFDCCRKLGRFRELLQLLSFMLVSGMQLTLAIWTMLIDSLCQVGQVDSAIRLLEKMVKSGFSPNVVTYTSLVKGLFRAQKHDKIVGLLDSMSSDDCNPDVVLYNVMMDCFSKERRYDDAIDVFFCLRDRNLKPDAYTISTLMSILRLSRKISLLPQLVPRVDVSFDLVLCNSVLSLLSKAGFPSQAVEFYGDIVDRGFKPDCYSYVGLLNSLCQIGRIDYAINVYLGILMNNPNVDPYVHTAILVGLIKNGKYYEAIRLFRRAVSENCLLDVVAFTNAIHGLFRASMYKEACDLFDQLKEFGVSPNTCTYNVMLRGFCKARDLNAVQLLLRDMELAEVEMDSISFNTIVVLLIKLNRFRSASRLVRKMLDLGMQPNSATCSLLSRHRSRISVKQNGDFCQQFLYYLEGNNAIETSDSDSSDALVVCSGK, encoded by the coding sequence ATGATATGGAGGAGACCTGTAACTCTGTCATGGCACCGGACGCTCAAAACCCTAGCGAACCCAGTTGCTAAATCCCTCGAAAAATCTCGCCTTTCACTCTCCCCACAAATTGTCGACTCTACCCTATCGAATTGCCCCTCGGATACTATTGCTCTGAGCTTCTTCCTCTGGTGCGCGCGCCAACCGGATTACTTCCACGATCCCCGCTCCTTCGATCGGATAGTCCCCGTCGTCCGCCGCCTCACCGATCGGTTTGGATCCGTTCCAGGTATCATAGAAGAGCTGGAGAGTGTCGGGTGCCCCGTAAAGGCGCAAACTTTTATCATTTTGCTTAGGGTTTATTGGCGCGGGAATTTGTATAGCAGCGCCCTCGAGGTGTTCGATGAAATGGGTAAGTGGAATTTTGCACCCAATACCTTCGCAAGGAACATAATTCTCGACGTACTATTCAGGATCGGTGATATTGATGCAGCTTTGAAATTCTTGAGAGGTACCCAGTCCCCAAATTTCCTTACTTACAACATAGTTTTAAGCAACCTCTCGAAGTCCGGTGATTGGGTGGGAGTTTGGGAGGTTTTCAAGGCGATAGTGAAGAGTGGATTTCGCCCAAATGCTGGCACCTTTACGGTGGTTTTTGATTGTTGTAGAAAGTTAGGAAGGTTTCGAGAATTGCTACAATTGCTATCTTTTATGCTCGTATCTGGCATGCAGCTTACGTTGGCCATCTGGACAATGTTAATCGATAGTTTGTGTCAAGTTGGGCAAGTTGATTCAGCCATTAGATTGCTAGAGAAGATGGTAAAATCTGGGTTTTCGCCCAATGTTGTAACTTATACATCACTTGTAAAGGGACTGTTTCGAGCTCAAAAGCATGATAAGATTGTTGGGCTTTTGGATTCCATGTCGTCTGATGATTGCAATCCTGATGTTGTTCTTTATAATGTCATGATGGATTGCTTCTCCAAGGAGAGAAGGTATGATGATGCTATTgatgttttcttttgtttgcgTGATAGGAATTTGAAGCCAGATGCCTACACAATATCTACATTGATGTCTATATTACGTTTATCGAGAAAAATAAGCTTGCTTCCTCAGTTAGTTCCGAGGGTGGATGTTTCTTTCGATCTTGTGCTGTGTAATTCCGTATTAAGCCTTTTATCCAAGGCTGGTTTTCCATCCCAAGCAGTAGAATTTTATGGTGATATAGTCGATAGGGGCTTCAAACCCGACTGTTATAGCTACGTTGGATTGCTGAACAGCCTTTGTCAGATTGGAAGGATTGACTATGCGATTAATGTTTATCTTGGTATTCTTATGAATAATCCCAATGTAGATCCTTATGTCCATACAGCTATTCTTGTTGGGCTCATCAAAAATGGAAAATACTACGAAGCCATTAGGCTGTTCAGAAGAGCTGTTTCTGAAAACTGCCTTCTTGATGTGGTGGCTTTTACTAATGCTATACATGGGCTATTCCGGGCTAGTATGTATAAAGAGGCTTGCgatttgtttgatcaattgAAGGAGTTTGGTGTTAGTCCAAATACATGTACATATAATGTGATGCTTCGAGGCTTTTGCAAGGCTAGGGATTTAAATGCAGTTCAGCTATTGCTAAGAGATATGGAGTTGGCTGAAGTTGAGATGGATAGCATCTCGTTCAACACCATAGTAGTTCTCTTGATTAAATTGAATCGTTTTCGTTCGGCTTCTCGATTGGTCAGGAAAATGCTTGATCTGGGGATGCAGCCCAATTCAGCCACTTGTTCATTACTTTCCCGACATCGCAGCCGTATCTCTGTTAAACAAAATGGAGATTTTTGCCAacaatttttgtattatttggaGGGTAATAATGCTATTGAAACTTCAGACTCAGATTCATCGGATGCTCTTGTTGTGTGCAGTGggaaatag